A genome region from Eurosta solidaginis isolate ZX-2024a chromosome 2, ASM4086904v1, whole genome shotgun sequence includes the following:
- the LOC137240322 gene encoding uncharacterized protein translates to MPNPISEIFENQNSAGYAFITNQQGLLPPLVTTKYVVEDQADLLKTTALSFTLTISPMARTVEGEYEPIMSNINAVRTTLGPRSMDKHIVDCSVKATISNDGANIMKLLDIQP, encoded by the exons atgccaaatccgataagcgaaatctttgaaaatcaaaatagcgctggttatgcttttattactaatcaacagggtttattaccaccactggtgaccacaaaatatgtggtggaagatcagg ctgatttattaaaaacaacagctttgtcctttacacttaccatctcaccaatggcacgcacggttgagggtgaatatgagccgaTCATGTCCAACATcaacgctgtacgcactacattgggtccacgcagtatggacaagcatattgttgattgcagtgttaaggccacaatttcaaatgatggtgcaaacattatgaaactattggatatccagccgtaa